One genomic segment of Sphingobacteriales bacterium includes these proteins:
- a CDS encoding T9SS type A sorting domain-containing protein, whose amino-acid sequence MDCSAALLRRRIRLCSVCANGITYINACEAECSGVFDYVVGECNIIPNDTTYIYGSICLNDSTTVMFSDMLGSFGDEEGVALTLAPQNGTVSFTGQPWEQSFTYIPNSGFLGTDTFVFTATGIQITADGSFQEYTIYIRKYTVEVLADCNTGCVCPAIYAPVCADGITYGNACEAQCAGVYDYTNGECGSDTTTIACQVCNVQNPLAELDWLSGFVGQECLNSITAITHANGQSYFYISNGFPCLDAPSYVYDCQGNAVCGFGGLIIWEENDTAFCDNFWQNIICQEVIWQAAPPCICPDLYAPVCADGITYSNACEAQCAGVSNYTEGVCEVVPPVVADCGEIANPLELDWLQNIITNAQGYCLLSVHQVTYEGSTLYYTLNGGNSCPIADYPYMTLYDCEGNVLCSYGGFIVPFPPTNPYCDNFANAMTNDIVLWESANNCSCIDIYSPVCADGITYGNACEAQCAGVSNYTEGACEVNPPVVADCGEIANPLQLDWLQNIITNAQGYCLLSIHQVTYEGSTLYYTLNGGNSCPIADYPYITLYDCEGNVLCSYGGFIVPFPPTNPYCDNFNAMTNDIVLWESTNNCFCIDIYAPVCADGITYGNACEAQCAGIFNYTEGTCEDVTNNCDCPNTYAPVCSNGITYTNACEAECAGAVNYENGACVSICDLGSFTYTVNADGSYCFNENVALDNDVCAWTWNFGDGQSSNEMNPCNISLTPQADATVTPLTVCLTLSDCNQVEIGTCCQVIEVYNYNAVIFASACADLSNVDFGDCEAFLGYGMINNQCTGISGCSTFVNGVDYINAIYSDADMCQTACVTGGNENSNTDGSGDTFITLCIPTGGSAELCPMISIINQESIASYTCAYDNCAASAVSDDYCVNYQALAQIYQDTVYIQICNPNNECRTATYYITVGNDCPACTDEISVCTEAMTPLVLCPEFCDLSSDDALEITFIQSFYTTCSVHLLPENCLRYTPIPGFETYDVEDFLKVVACNAAGECDTVLYHIQVGGCDTFEAMPAIAENNDGGGVINEFGVIQLPADNDNKSGFNIYPNPARDNVHIPLQMNNAAKQNISIQDLNGKLIAVYHIESNNTNPYLQMNTNGFVPGVYLVKWNNGTQQIVQKLLIEP is encoded by the coding sequence TTGGACTGCTCCGCCGCCTTGCTTCGGCGAAGAATTCGGCTATGCTCGGTTTGTGCCAATGGTATCACTTATATCAATGCCTGCGAAGCTGAGTGTAGTGGTGTATTTGATTATGTTGTCGGCGAATGTAATATTATCCCCAACGATACTACCTATATTTATGGCAGTATTTGTCTCAACGACAGCACCACTGTAATGTTCAGCGATATGTTGGGTTCATTTGGTGATGAAGAAGGAGTCGCTTTAACACTCGCTCCGCAAAATGGTACGGTTTCTTTTACCGGACAGCCATGGGAACAAAGTTTTACCTATATTCCTAATTCTGGATTTTTGGGTACGGATACTTTTGTTTTTACGGCTACGGGTATCCAAATCACAGCCGACGGTTCTTTCCAAGAATATACCATTTATATTCGTAAATATACTGTAGAAGTACTGGCAGACTGCAATACAGGCTGTGTTTGCCCTGCTATCTACGCTCCTGTTTGCGCCGATGGCATCACTTATGGCAATGCCTGCGAAGCTCAATGTGCCGGTGTATATGACTATACCAACGGCGAATGTGGTAGCGACACTACGACCATTGCTTGCCAAGTATGCAATGTACAAAATCCTTTGGCTGAATTGGATTGGTTGAGCGGTTTTGTAGGTCAGGAATGTTTGAACAGCATTACTGCCATCACACACGCCAATGGGCAAAGCTATTTCTATATCAGTAATGGCTTCCCTTGTCTCGATGCGCCTTCTTATGTGTATGATTGTCAAGGAAATGCGGTATGTGGCTTCGGCGGTTTGATTATTTGGGAAGAAAATGATACTGCTTTTTGCGATAATTTCTGGCAAAATATCATCTGTCAGGAAGTAATCTGGCAAGCCGCACCGCCTTGTATTTGTCCTGACCTCTACGCTCCTGTTTGCGCCGATGGTATCACTTATAGCAATGCCTGCGAAGCTCAATGTGCTGGTGTGTCTAACTACACCGAAGGTGTTTGCGAAGTAGTACCTCCTGTTGTTGCCGATTGTGGCGAAATTGCTAATCCTTTAGAATTAGATTGGTTACAAAATATTATCACCAATGCACAGGGCTATTGCTTGTTGTCTGTTCATCAGGTAACTTATGAAGGCAGCACGCTTTATTATACCCTCAACGGTGGCAACTCTTGCCCTATCGCCGATTATCCATATATGACTTTGTATGATTGCGAAGGTAATGTATTGTGCAGTTATGGCGGTTTTATCGTACCGTTTCCTCCCACTAATCCTTATTGCGATAACTTTGCCAATGCTATGACCAATGATATTGTATTGTGGGAAAGTGCAAATAATTGTTCCTGCATTGATATCTACTCCCCTGTTTGCGCCGATGGTATCACTTATGGCAATGCCTGCGAAGCTCAATGTGCCGGTGTGTCTAACTACACCGAAGGTGCTTGCGAAGTCAATCCTCCCGTTGTTGCAGATTGCGGCGAAATTGCTAATCCTTTGCAATTAGATTGGTTACAAAATATTATCACCAATGCACAGGGCTATTGCTTGTTGTCTATTCATCAGGTAACTTATGAAGGCAGCACGCTTTATTATACCCTCAATGGTGGCAACTCTTGCCCTATCGCCGATTACCCATATATAACTTTGTATGATTGCGAAGGTAATGTATTGTGCAGTTATGGCGGTTTTATCGTACCGTTTCCTCCCACTAATCCTTATTGCGATAACTTTAATGCTATGACCAATGATATTGTATTGTGGGAAAGCACAAATAATTGTTTCTGCATTGATATCTACGCTCCTGTTTGCGCCGATGGTATCACTTATGGCAATGCCTGCGAAGCTCAATGTGCCGGTATATTCAACTACACCGAAGGCACTTGCGAAGATGTCACGAACAATTGTGATTGCCCCAATACTTACGCACCTGTTTGCTCCAACGGCATTACCTATACCAACGCTTGCGAAGCTGAATGTGCCGGTGCTGTAAACTACGAAAATGGTGCTTGTGTTTCCATCTGCGATTTAGGTTCATTTACTTACACCGTCAATGCCGATGGCTCCTATTGCTTTAATGAAAATGTGGCTTTGGATAATGATGTATGTGCTTGGACGTGGAATTTTGGAGACGGACAAAGCAGCAATGAAATGAATCCTTGCAATATCTCGCTCACACCGCAAGCCGATGCTACTGTTACACCTCTTACAGTGTGCCTCACTTTAAGCGACTGCAACCAAGTGGAAATAGGTACTTGCTGCCAAGTGATAGAAGTGTATAATTATAATGCTGTTATTTTTGCTTCGGCTTGTGCCGATTTGAGCAATGTTGATTTTGGCGATTGCGAAGCATTTTTGGGATATGGTATGATTAATAATCAATGTACAGGCATTAGCGGTTGCAGCACTTTTGTCAATGGTGTAGATTATATCAACGCCATATATTCCGATGCCGATATGTGTCAGACTGCTTGTGTCACAGGAGGAAATGAAAATTCAAATACTGACGGCAGCGGTGATACTTTTATCACTTTGTGCATACCCACAGGCGGCAGTGCTGAATTGTGTCCGATGATTTCTATTATTAACCAAGAAAGTATTGCCTCTTATACCTGCGCTTACGACAATTGCGCCGCTTCTGCTGTATCTGATGACTATTGTGTAAACTATCAGGCTCTGGCGCAAATTTATCAGGATACGGTATATATACAAATATGCAATCCAAACAACGAATGTCGTACTGCCACCTACTATATCACCGTAGGAAACGATTGCCCTGCTTGCACCGATGAAATTTCGGTATGCACCGAAGCTATGACTCCGCTTGTGTTGTGTCCCGAATTTTGCGATTTATCGTCTGACGATGCCTTGGAAATTACTTTTATCCAATCTTTCTACACCACCTGCTCGGTGCATCTATTGCCCGAAAACTGCCTGCGATACACGCCTATTCCGGGTTTTGAAACCTATGATGTAGAAGATTTTCTGAAAGTAGTGGCCTGCAATGCTGCCGGCGAGTGCGATACGGTGCTGTATCATATTCAAGTGGGTGGGTGCGATACCTTTGAGGCAATGCCTGCTATTGCTGAAAATAACGATGGCGGCGGTGTCATCAACGAATTTGGTGTAATACAACTGCCTGCCGACAATGATAATAAATCAGGCTTTAATATTTATCCGAATCCTGCCCGCGACAATGTACATATACCTTTGCAAATGAATAATGCTGCCAAACAAAATATCAGCATACAGGATTTGAACGGAAAATTAATTGCCGTTTATCATATTGAAAGCAACAATACAAATCCTTATTTACAAATGAATACTAACGGTTTTGTGCCGGGTGTGTATTTGGTAAAATGGAACAACGGAACGCAGCAAATTGTACAAAAACTCTTGATAGAGCCTTAA
- a CDS encoding YtxH domain-containing protein, protein MKRLGYLVVGLALGTGIALLIAPEKGAKTRKKLKRLAEDLQDELQTRAERQGIKLNELKEKGAQKMSELRESAEDFVENAAKRINSTVAGTREKAATTYDELID, encoded by the coding sequence ATGAAAAGATTAGGATATTTAGTTGTAGGTTTAGCTTTGGGAACCGGTATTGCGTTATTGATAGCACCTGAAAAAGGAGCTAAAACTCGCAAAAAACTGAAACGCTTGGCTGAAGACTTGCAGGACGAACTACAAACACGCGCTGAACGTCAGGGCATAAAACTCAATGAACTGAAAGAAAAAGGAGCTCAAAAAATGAGCGAATTGCGCGAATCTGCCGAAGATTTTGTTGAAAACGCCGCAAAACGCATCAATAGCACTGTAGCCGGCACGCGCGAAAAAGCCGCCACTACCTACGATGAGCTTATAGATTAA
- a CDS encoding 3-hydroxyanthranilate 3,4-dioxygenase — protein MATRPFNLNEWIEKHRHELKPPVGNRNLYHDAEDYIVMVVAGPNARKDFHYNETEELFYQLEGNITVTIQENGKAVPLALQAGDMMMLPARVPHSPSRSEGSIGLVVERKRLHSEAMDGLLWFCEKCNHKLYEAYFKLSDIEKDFLPVFRHFYGSLDLRTCKNCGHVMEADQRFVG, from the coding sequence ATGGCTACACGTCCTTTTAATTTAAACGAATGGATAGAAAAGCATCGGCACGAACTGAAGCCTCCCGTTGGAAATCGCAATTTGTATCACGATGCCGAAGATTATATTGTAATGGTGGTGGCAGGTCCCAATGCCCGTAAAGATTTTCATTACAACGAAACCGAAGAACTCTTCTATCAACTCGAAGGTAATATTACCGTCACTATTCAGGAAAACGGAAAGGCAGTGCCCCTTGCGCTCCAAGCCGGCGACATGATGATGCTGCCCGCCCGCGTGCCTCATTCGCCCAGTCGCTCCGAAGGCTCTATCGGTTTGGTAGTAGAGCGCAAACGCCTCCACTCCGAAGCAATGGATGGATTGCTATGGTTTTGCGAAAAATGTAATCATAAACTCTACGAAGCCTATTTTAAACTCAGCGATATAGAAAAAGATTTTTTACCCGTTTTTCGCCATTTTTATGGCTCTTTGGATTTGCGCACCTGCAAAAATTGCGGTCATGTTATGGAAGCCGACCAACGTTTTGTCGGATAA
- a CDS encoding sigma-70 family RNA polymerase sigma factor, which translates to MQQGNIDKAGRIHEPNQFMDKARNTEEAMQSIIFEREFLPHADALYNFAFHLTYDEDDAQDLVQETFLKAYRFANSYTQGSNAKAWLFKILKNAFINDYRKRSKRPMQVELEDISSYHDSDENTNFIGYYDLREEIFQGMLGDEVMSALNSLPIDFRTVVLLCDVEGFTYEEMAKIIDIPIGTIRSRLHRARNMMKEKLQEYAQKLGYNINNNDDYNEK; encoded by the coding sequence ATGCAACAAGGAAATATAGATAAGGCAGGGCGTATTCACGAACCCAATCAATTCATGGATAAAGCGCGTAATACTGAAGAAGCCATGCAAAGCATCATTTTTGAACGTGAGTTTTTACCTCACGCCGATGCTTTGTATAATTTTGCTTTTCATCTTACTTACGATGAAGATGATGCGCAGGATTTGGTACAGGAAACCTTCTTAAAGGCTTATCGCTTTGCTAATTCATATACGCAAGGCTCTAATGCTAAAGCATGGCTGTTTAAAATCCTCAAAAATGCTTTCATCAACGATTACCGCAAACGCTCTAAACGTCCGATGCAGGTAGAGTTGGAGGATATCAGCAGCTATCATGATTCTGATGAAAATACCAACTTCATTGGCTATTATGACTTGCGCGAAGAAATATTTCAGGGTATGCTGGGCGATGAAGTAATGAGCGCACTCAATTCTTTGCCGATTGATTTTAGAACCGTAGTGTTGCTCTGCGATGTGGAGGGTTTTACTTACGAAGAAATGGCTAAAATTATAGATATTCCTATCGGCACTATTCGCTCGCGCTTACACCGCGCCCGCAACATGATGAAAGAAAAATTACAAGAATATGCTCAAAAATTAGGCTATAATATAAACAACAATGATGATTATAATGAAAAATAG
- a CDS encoding cation transporter, producing MSSSREQIAIKTTYFSILGNVSLAIIKALSGIFGNSYALIADAIESTTDIFASLLVWWGLAYAQKPADENHPYGHGRIEPLITFIVVAFLMISATIIAHESIQHIQTPHEVPKTWTLWVLAVIIIWKEISFQIVIRKSRQTNSSSLKADAWHHRSDAITSVTAFGGILIAIVGGKGYEAADDWAALLAAAFIFYNSFLIFRPALGEIMDEHLYHDLILEIREKSMQVTGVLGTEKCFIRKAGMKYHVDLHAIVNGDISVHEGHLISHQLKDHLHHEMPNLGHILIHIEPHQMKKIF from the coding sequence ATGAGCAGTAGTCGCGAGCAAATTGCCATCAAAACCACTTATTTCAGTATTCTTGGCAATGTAAGTTTGGCTATTATTAAAGCGTTATCTGGTATTTTCGGCAATTCCTACGCCCTCATCGCAGATGCCATTGAATCCACTACCGATATTTTTGCTTCTCTTTTGGTATGGTGGGGACTTGCCTATGCCCAAAAGCCTGCCGATGAAAATCACCCCTACGGACACGGAAGAATAGAACCCCTCATTACATTTATTGTAGTGGCTTTTTTGATGATATCTGCCACTATTATCGCTCACGAAAGTATTCAACACATACAAACCCCACACGAGGTTCCAAAAACATGGACACTTTGGGTATTGGCTGTTATTATTATTTGGAAAGAAATTTCGTTTCAAATCGTTATCCGAAAAAGCCGCCAAACAAACAGTTCCTCCCTCAAAGCTGATGCCTGGCATCATCGCAGTGATGCCATCACTTCTGTTACTGCCTTTGGCGGCATATTAATTGCCATTGTTGGCGGCAAAGGCTACGAAGCTGCCGACGATTGGGCGGCATTGTTGGCGGCGGCGTTTATTTTTTACAACAGCTTTCTGATATTCCGACCCGCTTTAGGCGAAATTATGGACGAGCATCTTTATCATGATTTAATCCTCGAAATCAGAGAGAAATCTATGCAGGTGACGGGTGTGTTGGGTACAGAAAAATGTTTTATTCGCAAAGCCGGAATGAAATATCACGTTGATTTACACGCAATCGTCAATGGCGACATCAGCGTACATGAAGGGCATCTTATTTCGCATCAGCTCAAAGACCACCTCCACCACGAAATGCCTAATCTCGGGCATATTTTAATTCATATAGAACCGCATCAAATGAAAAAAATATTTTAA
- a CDS encoding O-antigen ligase family protein: MLMQQDPSVPLSIHQKVYIFLLAALLFGVYYSRAVISIGTVLMFVYAIFGIRGTVVEKLKRFYNNRTWFFFSGILLVYIVSGLLISENFEAGLEQVRIRLPFLFVPFAISLLPRLPLRYLYGLLVWFLAISLVSTLPVIIYYIQHYQHIHTIYSQGSIIPTPIIYVRYSWFLSIAFMVAVYLGYKNIRLWKKFRGERLLYALAALYLFVFIHFLAVRSGILGVYVVLVALLGLLLRQSNTRPWALAMLIFLLIAPFAAYYCMPSFKNRVNYLRWDMEMYRQQDKEHRSTDYRRLVSLEIGWRLFKEYPYLGTGAGDYWEQAVAIYKSDYAHMGEKDWLTPHNQLLLELSATGIVGAVVFMTALLYPLLYARRYRHFLFLTFYLILFANFIGETPIELQIGQAFFLVLLAILQQINDEENNIA; encoded by the coding sequence ATGCTTATGCAGCAGGATCCATCTGTTCCACTTTCTATCCATCAAAAGGTATATATTTTCTTATTGGCAGCTTTGTTGTTCGGTGTATATTATTCGCGGGCAGTTATTTCTATCGGTACAGTATTGATGTTTGTATATGCGATTTTTGGAATAAGGGGTACAGTAGTAGAAAAATTGAAGCGATTTTACAACAACCGTACTTGGTTTTTTTTTTCGGGAATATTATTAGTATATATCGTATCGGGCTTATTGATTTCCGAAAATTTTGAAGCGGGTTTGGAGCAGGTGCGTATTCGTCTGCCTTTTTTGTTCGTTCCTTTTGCCATATCCTTGCTGCCGCGCTTGCCGCTTCGTTATTTATATGGGCTTTTGGTGTGGTTTTTGGCGATTTCTTTAGTATCTACACTTCCTGTTATTATTTATTATATCCAGCATTATCAACATATCCACACTATTTATTCACAGGGCAGCATTATTCCTACACCTATTATCTATGTGCGATACAGTTGGTTTTTAAGCATCGCTTTTATGGTCGCCGTTTATCTGGGCTATAAAAATATCAGACTATGGAAAAAATTTCGCGGCGAAAGGTTGTTGTATGCGTTGGCGGCACTGTATTTATTCGTTTTTATACATTTTTTGGCGGTGCGAAGCGGTATTTTGGGCGTATATGTGGTGTTAGTGGCTTTATTGGGTTTGCTGCTTCGGCAATCCAACACACGCCCTTGGGCATTGGCTATGCTGATATTTTTGTTAATAGCTCCTTTTGCCGCATATTATTGTATGCCTTCTTTTAAAAACAGGGTAAATTATTTGCGCTGGGATATGGAGATGTATCGGCAGCAGGATAAAGAGCATCGCTCTACGGATTATCGCCGCTTGGTATCGTTGGAGATAGGGTGGCGTTTGTTTAAAGAATATCCTTATTTGGGAACGGGAGCGGGCGATTATTGGGAGCAGGCGGTGGCGATATACAAAAGCGATTACGCACACATGGGCGAAAAAGACTGGCTTACGCCGCATAATCAACTGTTGTTGGAATTGTCGGCTACGGGCATTGTTGGAGCAGTGGTATTTATGACGGCATTGTTGTATCCTTTGCTGTATGCTCGTCGCTATCGCCATTTCCTTTTTCTCACTTTTTACCTCATTTTATTTGCCAATTTTATCGGAGAAACCCCCATAGAATTGCAGATAGGGCAGGCGTTTTTTTTGGTATTATTAGCTATTTTGCAGCAAATCAATGATGAAGAAAATAATATTGCCTGA
- a CDS encoding T9SS type A sorting domain-containing protein gives MLRTQNPAEVPLEYNEIVYNTDAFYPAANAALQTPYIMRDFRGQTLIIYPFQYNPQTKTLRVYTDLTLQINNMGGIGENPLYRNKTFTAEYEYNEIYSRHFINYKKDDRYTPVGEDGDMLIIAHDEYAAAMQPFMDWKTRRGIRTELVLMSQIGTNANQLKTFVQNYYNTHNLTYLLLVGDAEQVPTVFTTNGGESDVSYGYLAGNDHYPEIFVGRFSAENIQHVQTQVQKVLDYEIHATENDNFYKSVCSIASAEGPGDDNEMDYEHARNMANKLLTYTYTESIEMYDGTQGGNDASGNPTAQMAVNVLEDGAGIILYAGHGWEEGCATSGISSNEVESMSNVGKLPFFWSVACVNGDFSGKTCFAEAWLRATNGGKPSGAIATLMSTINQAWNPPMEGQDEMVNILIESYENNKVRSFGAISYNGCMQMNDVYGSDGDEMTDAWTCFGDPSFMVRTDTPSPIIASHDAAIFLGSTSFSVVCDAEGALVVLTLGNQIIGKAKVEGGVANFTFDPITDVNTFDITITGFNKIPYQGEVMSMVAEGAFVTTEGKTVADLSGNNNGAADYDESISLHYTLTNLGVAAATGVSAVLSTTDEYIAITDDNHTWGDIAPEAVSLQNDAFAFTVDYFVPDQHTVIFDLTVTDSEGHSWVSHPTLQLNAPKLQILDFTAEEKSGDGDGKIEAGEIMTVHINNNNKGHANMGNAVAAISSDDNFVIISQNTQNIAALNIETPIQSSFDVQILPTVAENDIFHFTYTLAQNDEYGLTKDFEMLVNIRAEDFESGDYTTYPWTVANNYPWTIDNTQKYEGTYSSKSGSIDGGQKSILEITMTASENGIISFYKKVSSEQDWDFLRFFIDGQEKGSWSGEVDWSQENYPVTAAEHTFRWEYEKDPYYSAGEDAAWVDFIILPKSNDIVQCVADAGMLTFSNAAIIAQSTPIQAISIGFNEDNVQVYTLLDEQNNIVDFNLSGQFEVATLGTYHVAVLNYPATANIENLTIGASIQSVTASCYDLYVSEYLIEVVPDEVIGIAEEKENIHLQLAPNPAQDFIYLTLANNMPQQSKEQFVAIYDAQGKQVQQQAILVVAGGMQQTFTIDIAHLPSGIYTLQLQNDAAIIKGSGTVFIKN, from the coding sequence TTGCTGCGCACCCAAAATCCGGCAGAAGTGCCTTTGGAATACAACGAAATCGTATATAATACAGATGCGTTTTATCCGGCTGCAAATGCCGCTTTGCAAACGCCCTACATTATGCGCGATTTTCGTGGACAAACCTTAATCATTTATCCTTTTCAATATAATCCGCAAACTAAAACCCTGCGCGTTTATACCGACCTTACTTTACAGATAAACAATATGGGCGGTATCGGTGAAAATCCTTTGTACCGCAACAAAACATTCACCGCCGAATACGAATACAACGAAATTTATAGCCGCCATTTTATCAATTATAAAAAAGACGACCGATACACACCCGTAGGCGAAGACGGCGATATGCTCATTATTGCACACGATGAATATGCAGCAGCGATGCAACCCTTTATGGATTGGAAAACGCGCAGAGGTATTCGCACTGAATTGGTATTAATGAGCCAAATAGGTACAAATGCTAACCAACTGAAAACATTTGTACAAAATTACTACAACACACACAATCTCACCTATTTGTTATTGGTGGGCGATGCCGAGCAAGTACCTACTGTTTTTACAACCAACGGCGGCGAATCTGATGTGAGCTACGGCTATTTGGCAGGAAATGACCACTATCCCGAAATTTTTGTAGGGAGATTTTCGGCAGAAAACATACAACATGTACAAACACAAGTACAAAAAGTATTGGATTATGAAATTCACGCCACCGAAAACGATAATTTCTACAAAAGTGTTTGTTCCATTGCTTCGGCGGAGGGACCCGGCGATGATAATGAAATGGATTACGAACACGCCCGCAATATGGCGAATAAGTTGCTAACTTATACCTATACTGAATCTATAGAAATGTACGATGGTACGCAGGGCGGCAACGATGCTTCCGGCAACCCTACGGCACAAATGGCGGTGAATGTATTGGAAGATGGAGCAGGTATTATTTTGTATGCTGGTCACGGCTGGGAAGAGGGCTGTGCCACCAGTGGAATATCTTCCAACGAAGTGGAGAGCATGAGCAATGTAGGAAAGCTACCTTTCTTTTGGTCAGTGGCTTGCGTAAATGGTGATTTTAGCGGAAAAACCTGCTTTGCCGAAGCGTGGTTGCGTGCTACCAACGGCGGCAAGCCAAGCGGAGCCATCGCTACTTTGATGAGTACCATCAACCAAGCGTGGAATCCGCCGATGGAAGGACAGGACGAAATGGTAAATATTTTGATAGAAAGCTACGAAAACAATAAAGTTCGCTCTTTCGGAGCTATTTCGTACAATGGCTGTATGCAGATGAATGATGTGTATGGCAGCGACGGCGATGAAATGACTGATGCCTGGACTTGCTTCGGCGACCCTTCTTTTATGGTACGCACCGATACCCCTTCGCCGATTATAGCTTCGCACGATGCAGCGATATTTTTGGGCAGTACTTCGTTCAGCGTGGTGTGCGATGCCGAAGGCGCATTGGTAGTATTGACTTTGGGCAACCAGATTATCGGCAAAGCCAAAGTAGAAGGCGGCGTTGCCAATTTTACATTTGACCCGATTACTGATGTGAATACATTTGACATCACCATCACCGGCTTTAACAAAATACCATATCAGGGAGAAGTAATGTCGATGGTAGCGGAAGGAGCTTTTGTTACCACCGAAGGCAAAACCGTAGCCGACCTCAGCGGCAACAACAACGGTGCGGCAGATTACGACGAAAGTATAAGCCTGCACTATACATTGACCAACTTGGGAGTTGCTGCTGCAACGGGCGTATCGGCAGTGTTGAGTACCACCGATGAATACATCGCCATCACTGACGACAATCACACTTGGGGCGATATAGCTCCCGAAGCCGTAAGCCTTCAAAATGATGCTTTTGCTTTCACGGTAGATTATTTTGTTCCCGACCAACACACCGTTATTTTTGATTTAACCGTTACGGACAGCGAAGGACACTCGTGGGTATCGCACCCCACTTTGCAGCTCAATGCCCCCAAATTACAAATCCTTGATTTTACTGCCGAAGAAAAAAGCGGCGATGGAGATGGAAAAATAGAAGCGGGTGAAATAATGACCGTTCATATCAACAACAACAACAAAGGACACGCAAATATGGGCAATGCCGTTGCCGCTATCAGCAGCGATGACAACTTTGTCATTATATCCCAAAACACCCAAAACATAGCAGCTTTAAATATAGAAACACCGATTCAAAGTTCTTTTGATGTTCAGATTTTGCCCACAGTAGCCGAAAACGATATATTTCATTTTACTTATACTTTGGCTCAAAATGATGAATACGGACTTACAAAAGATTTTGAAATGCTCGTGAATATAAGAGCCGAAGATTTTGAAAGCGGCGATTATACAACTTACCCTTGGACGGTAGCCAATAATTATCCTTGGACAATTGATAATACTCAAAAATACGAAGGTACTTATTCGAGCAAATCGGGCAGCATTGATGGCGGACAAAAAAGCATATTGGAAATTACAATGACGGCATCAGAAAACGGCATTATCAGCTTTTATAAAAAAGTATCTTCTGAACAGGACTGGGACTTTTTGAGGTTTTTTATTGACGGACAGGAGAAAGGTTCTTGGAGTGGCGAAGTAGATTGGTCGCAGGAGAACTATCCGGTAACGGCTGCTGAACATACATTTCGCTGGGAATACGAAAAAGACCCCTATTACAGTGCAGGTGAAGATGCAGCGTGGGTAGATTTTATTATTTTACCAAAATCAAATGATATAGTACAATGTGTCGCAGATGCGGGTATGCTTACTTTCAGCAATGCTGCCATTATTGCCCAAAGCACGCCTATACAAGCAATAAGCATAGGATTTAATGAGGACAATGTGCAGGTATATACTTTATTAGATGAGCAAAACAATATTGTTGATTTCAATCTTTCCGGTCAATTTGAAGTAGCAACATTAGGTACTTATCATGTAGCTGTACTCAATTATCCGGCTACTGCCAATATTGAAAATCTTACCATAGGCGCATCTATCCAATCTGTTACGGCTTCTTGCTATGATTTATACGTCAGCGAATACTTGATAGAAGTAGTACCCGATGAAGTGATAGGTATAGCAGAAGAAAAAGAAAATATACATTTGCAACTTGCACCAAATCCGGCACAAGACTTTATTTATTTGACTCTTGCCAATAATATGCCGCAACAAAGTAAAGAGCAGTTTGTGGCTATATACGATGCACAAGGCAAGCAAGTACAACAACAAGCAATACTTGTTGTGGCGGGCGGTATGCAGCAAACGTTCACTATTGATATAGCACATTTACCAAGTGGCATTTATACCTTGCAATTGCAAAATGATGCCGCAATCATAAAAGGCAGTGGTACTGTTTTTATCAAAAATTAA
- the folB gene encoding dihydroneopterin aldolase, with amino-acid sequence MKYSIGLEKARFYAYHGVYEAEQILGNWFEVSICVSADIADAGSDVLADTVNYESLYGICAREMRIRSLLIEQVAHRIVEAVARELPAVQSIRLRLAKLNPPLGGVVAQSFVELEKIFFADN; translated from the coding sequence ATGAAATATTCCATCGGTTTGGAAAAAGCGCGTTTTTATGCTTATCATGGCGTGTATGAAGCAGAACAAATATTGGGCAACTGGTTTGAAGTAAGTATTTGTGTTTCTGCGGATATTGCCGATGCAGGCAGCGATGTATTAGCCGATACTGTAAATTATGAGTCGCTGTATGGAATTTGTGCCCGCGAAATGCGGATCAGGTCGCTTTTGATTGAGCAGGTGGCGCATCGCATTGTAGAAGCCGTTGCCCGCGAACTGCCCGCCGTACAATCAATTCGGCTGCGCCTCGCCAAACTCAACCCGCCTTTGGGTGGTGTGGTAGCCCAAAGTTTTGTGGAATTAGAAAAAATTTTTTTTGCAGATAATTAA